In Zingiber officinale cultivar Zhangliang chromosome 6A, Zo_v1.1, whole genome shotgun sequence, a single genomic region encodes these proteins:
- the LOC121994065 gene encoding histidine biosynthesis bifunctional protein hisIE, chloroplastic-like: protein MLGFANKEALAVTIASQKATFYSKSRSTLWTKGETSMNFINVHDIFLDCDHDSIIYLGKPLGPTCHTGVETCYYSSVYDLLDDQESIQDHLASTTLYSLEATISQCKDEIDSLKNGKSSWTKKLLLDNELLCSKVREEASELVETLLQNEDKTRTASEMADLIYHATVLLKLKDVKMEEVLEVLRKRFLK, encoded by the exons ATGCTGGGTTTTGCCAACAAAGAAGCACTCGCAGTTACCATTGCGTCTCAGAAGGCAACTTTCTACAGTAAATCAAGGTCAACCTTGTGGACGAAGGGAGAGACCTCTATGAATTTCATAAATGTCCATGACATTTTTCTTGATTGTGATCATGATTCA ATCATATACCTTGGGAAGCCTCTTGGACCAACCTGCCATACTGGAGTAGAGACCTGTTACTATTCGTCTGTATATGATCTTTTGGATGATCAAGAG TCCATCCAAGATCATCTAGCATCTACAACCTTATACTCATTGGAGGCTACAATTTCACAATGCAAGGATGAAATCGACTCATTGAAAAATGGAAAATCATCATGGACGAAGAAGTTGCTTCTTGACAACGAGTTACTTTGCTCCAAAGTCAG AGAAGAGGCCTCAGAGCTCGTAGAAACATTGCTCCAAAATGAAGACAAGACTCGAACTGCATCAGAGATGGCAGATCTGATATACCATGCAACGGTATTGCTCAAGCTTAAGGATGTAAAAATGGAGGAGGTCCTTGAAGTCCTTAGAAAAAGATTCTTGAAGTAA